Proteins found in one Sphingobacteriales bacterium genomic segment:
- a CDS encoding DNA recombination protein RmuC — MVTRIQQRAELNRNLGDEAHKLTRALKGDQKTQGNWGELVLERLLEKAGLVRGREYNVQEMFSDNEGLRRQPDVILYLPENKHIIIDAKVSLTAFERYASAENAQEQKTHLQEHIASLRRHVASLSSKNYQQIYQLQSLDFVLLFVAIEPAFAAAVQHDAALFQEAFERNVLIVSPTTLLATARTIASIWRQEQQTRHALEIARQSGLMYDKFVAFMEDLEKVGKNLQTAHDSYEQALKKLRDGKGNLLRRAEQLRELGAKNSKLLPNQYFDEEEG, encoded by the coding sequence TTGGTTACTCGAATTCAGCAACGCGCCGAACTCAACCGAAATTTAGGCGATGAAGCCCACAAACTTACGCGCGCCCTCAAAGGCGACCAAAAAACACAGGGAAACTGGGGCGAATTGGTGCTGGAACGCCTATTAGAAAAGGCAGGTTTGGTGCGTGGGCGCGAATACAACGTTCAGGAAATGTTTTCGGATAATGAAGGGCTGCGCCGCCAACCCGATGTAATTTTGTATTTGCCCGAAAACAAACATATTATCATTGATGCCAAAGTATCGCTCACTGCTTTTGAACGCTACGCTTCTGCCGAAAATGCACAGGAGCAAAAAACACACCTGCAAGAACATATCGCTTCGCTGCGCCGCCATGTGGCCTCGCTTTCTTCCAAAAATTACCAACAAATTTATCAACTCCAAAGCCTCGATTTTGTGCTGCTTTTTGTAGCCATTGAACCGGCTTTTGCGGCGGCAGTGCAGCACGATGCCGCCTTGTTTCAGGAGGCTTTTGAGCGCAATGTACTCATCGTGAGTCCCACTACCCTATTGGCAACGGCACGCACCATCGCTTCTATTTGGCGGCAGGAACAACAAACACGCCACGCACTGGAAATTGCGCGGCAAAGCGGCTTGATGTACGATAAGTTTGTGGCATTTATGGAAGATTTGGAAAAAGTAGGAAAAAACCTGCAAACTGCGCACGACTCTTATGAACAGGCTCTAAAAAAACTGCGCGATGGCAAGGGCAATCTGCTGCGCCGCGCCGAACAACTGCGCGAATTAGGTGCTAAAAACAGCAAATTATTGCCCAATCAGTATTTTGATGAGGAAGAAGGGTAA
- a CDS encoding TIGR00159 family protein, translating to MPLLLYIYASGLTLAPSNPLNFFDMRLLDLLDIVLASVLMYQLYRLLRGSLALNIFIGILLFYLLHFVVQALEMKLMATIIGKFVEVGVIAVLIVFQPEIRRFLLFAGRAVGFGKNNFWRLFQQKIGSQKSVEEPSAEIMEAVYDFSAIRTGALLVFAHANDSNFYLGTGTLLNSEIKRILLESVFQKNSPLHDGAVFISDFKIVAAGCTLPVSENPDLPAEFGMRHKAAIGLTEKIDAHVIVVSEESGTISLVSGGAVRRNPSQQDLSNFIKNGLLYNFD from the coding sequence TTGCCTTTACTTTTGTACATATACGCTTCGGGCTTAACATTGGCTCCTTCCAATCCGCTCAATTTTTTTGATATGCGGCTATTGGATCTGCTGGATATTGTGCTGGCTTCTGTGTTGATGTACCAATTGTACCGCCTGTTGCGCGGCAGTTTGGCACTGAATATTTTTATAGGAATTTTGTTGTTTTACCTTTTGCATTTTGTGGTGCAGGCTTTGGAGATGAAGCTCATGGCTACCATTATCGGCAAATTTGTAGAAGTGGGCGTAATAGCGGTGCTAATTGTTTTTCAGCCGGAAATACGCCGTTTTTTGTTGTTTGCGGGCAGGGCGGTAGGTTTTGGCAAAAACAATTTCTGGCGTTTGTTTCAGCAAAAAATCGGCAGCCAGAAGTCTGTTGAAGAGCCAAGTGCCGAAATTATGGAAGCGGTATATGATTTTTCAGCCATTCGCACGGGGGCTTTGCTCGTATTTGCGCATGCCAACGACAGTAATTTTTATTTAGGCACCGGCACGCTCCTCAACTCCGAAATCAAGCGTATTTTATTGGAAAGCGTTTTTCAAAAAAACAGCCCCCTCCACGATGGAGCAGTATTTATTAGCGATTTTAAAATAGTGGCTGCGGGCTGCACCTTGCCCGTTTCCGAAAATCCCGACCTGCCCGCCGAGTTTGGTATGCGCCACAAAGCGGCTATCGGGCTTACCGAAAAAATAGATGCCCACGTCATTGTGGTATCCGAAGAAAGCGGCACTATTTCTTTGGTATCGGGTGGGGCGGTGCGGCGCAATCCTTCGCAGCAGGATTTGAGTAATTTTATCAAAAACGGCTTGTTGTATAATTTTGATTAA
- a CDS encoding isoprenylcysteine carboxylmethyltransferase family protein, translating into MEQLLRVILPLYFIIYFGVAFVVKSWIVAKRIGKNPLVLPKDDSAYGLIGRYFKMLLILMFVYVLIFAAFPDEHAYFLPLVVLHIPLLQYTGLALLALALIWTVVAQADMKNSWRIGIDTETKTELITTGLFRYSRNPVFFGMMMSMLGLFFTTPNALAALFLVVGYMLMQIQIRLEEEFLTREHGQVYLAYRQKVRRLI; encoded by the coding sequence ATGGAGCAATTATTAAGAGTAATTTTACCCTTGTATTTTATTATTTATTTTGGTGTTGCTTTTGTGGTAAAGAGTTGGATAGTGGCAAAACGTATCGGTAAAAACCCGCTCGTATTGCCCAAAGACGACAGTGCTTATGGGCTGATAGGGCGGTATTTCAAAATGCTCCTGATACTGATGTTTGTGTATGTGTTGATATTTGCGGCTTTTCCTGATGAGCACGCTTATTTTTTGCCTTTGGTTGTGCTGCACATACCGCTTTTACAATATACGGGGCTTGCATTGCTGGCACTTGCACTGATTTGGACAGTGGTGGCACAGGCTGATATGAAAAATTCGTGGAGAATTGGAATTGATACCGAAACAAAAACGGAACTTATTACGACGGGGCTTTTCAGGTATTCAAGAAACCCTGTTTTTTTCGGAATGATGATGAGTATGCTGGGACTTTTTTTCACGACCCCCAACGCCTTGGCAGCTTTGTTTTTGGTAGTAGGTTATATGCTTATGCAAATTCAAATCCGCCTTGAAGAGGAGTTTTTGACACGAGAACACGGACAAGTTTATTTGGCGTATCGGCAAAAGGTAAGGAGGCTCATTTAA
- a CDS encoding gliding motility lipoprotein GldH: MNIAVKFYSFAICGSLLMALSACEVRSFYRETAAIQNQKWYYDDIKVFDVDIQDTTALYNIYLSVRHSGAYPYSNVWLKIKTHYPAGNTQLSPININVADNKGEWYGSGLGSTISLETLIQENAILPEKGTYRFEVIQDMRENPLSEISDVGLAVEKSEVKKESLKTKPPVPLIPKDSSNTSKTKSALSKDSLKQKTIQHAPFPSAGNRP; this comes from the coding sequence ATGAACATAGCAGTCAAATTTTATTCATTCGCTATATGCGGCAGTTTGTTAATGGCTCTGTCGGCTTGTGAGGTGCGCTCTTTTTACCGCGAAACCGCCGCTATCCAAAACCAGAAATGGTATTATGACGACATCAAAGTTTTTGATGTTGATATACAAGATACTACTGCTTTGTACAATATTTATTTAAGTGTGCGGCATAGCGGAGCTTATCCGTATTCCAACGTATGGCTCAAAATAAAAACGCATTATCCGGCGGGCAATACACAATTGTCGCCTATTAATATAAATGTAGCAGACAACAAAGGAGAATGGTATGGCTCAGGTTTGGGTAGCACCATCAGTTTGGAAACACTTATTCAGGAAAACGCCATTTTGCCCGAAAAAGGTACTTATCGCTTTGAAGTAATACAGGATATGCGCGAAAATCCTTTGTCGGAGATTTCAGATGTGGGTTTGGCTGTAGAAAAAAGCGAAGTAAAAAAAGAGAGCCTGAAAACAAAACCTCCGGTACCACTTATTCCCAAAGACAGCAGCAACACTTCAAAAACCAAATCTGCGCTTTCAAAAGATTCATTAAAACAGAAAACTATTCAACATGCACCATTTCCGTCTGCCGGCAATCGTCCTTAG
- a CDS encoding agmatine deiminase family protein has protein sequence MYRQLLLFLWITLCGTWISSAQEMPLLGHQLRAEERSFLPDYLKAAQSQTPIPPPAPVRTPAEWEEAQALLITWTSFPEILSEIVRYAALEVPVYIVTQNSTTVLDYLNNKGISTDNVFFINTPFNSIWIRDYGPWSVYKNQVDSLWIADWIYNRPRPKDDAVPAAVAETFGLPFYEATAPPTDLIHTGGNFMVDGWGTGFSSELIVEENPDKSLEEIQGIMQQYLGINRYVLMETLPYDEIHHIDMHMKLLNEETLLVGQYPEGVADGPQIEENIAYIQNNYLTAFGNPYHIVRIPMPADAFGSYPDDYGDYRTLTNSIFINKTLLVPVYESSDSSNLDILRQHLPAYKIVGIDCNDIITSLGALHCITKLVMSDDPLWISLPLLADMHNVSGDYNVKARIEHRSGIAEAILWYRTDSTQNFTAVPMQEQIAAGALFNFVADIPQQADSSTVQYYISATSNSGKSQVRPITAPAGFYSFDVYGGDEVGLEQQMLSIRPENLMLSPNPVQALANVYISNPQTQFCTIELSEISGKTIQSVFSGMLNAGKHRFELHTQHLAAGMYWCKWKSERGEAVVKPLIVVH, from the coding sequence ATGTATCGCCAATTACTACTTTTTTTGTGGATAACGCTATGCGGAACTTGGATAAGTTCGGCACAGGAAATGCCCTTGTTGGGTCATCAGTTGCGAGCCGAAGAACGGTCTTTTTTGCCCGATTATCTCAAAGCGGCACAAAGCCAAACCCCCATTCCGCCACCTGCGCCGGTGCGCACACCTGCCGAGTGGGAAGAAGCCCAAGCACTGCTCATTACCTGGACTTCTTTTCCTGAAATTCTTTCCGAAATTGTACGCTATGCCGCCCTCGAAGTGCCGGTATATATTGTTACGCAAAACAGCACCACAGTGCTTGATTATCTCAACAACAAAGGTATCAGCACCGATAATGTGTTTTTTATCAATACCCCTTTCAATAGCATTTGGATACGCGACTACGGTCCTTGGTCGGTGTATAAAAATCAGGTGGACTCTTTGTGGATAGCAGATTGGATTTATAATCGCCCGCGCCCCAAAGACGATGCCGTTCCTGCTGCCGTTGCCGAAACCTTCGGTCTGCCTTTTTACGAAGCCACTGCGCCGCCCACCGATTTGATTCATACCGGCGGCAATTTTATGGTGGACGGCTGGGGAACAGGCTTTTCTTCGGAGTTGATTGTAGAGGAAAATCCCGATAAATCGCTTGAAGAAATTCAGGGAATTATGCAACAATATTTGGGTATCAACCGCTATGTTTTGATGGAAACACTGCCTTACGATGAAATTCATCATATTGATATGCACATGAAACTTTTAAATGAAGAAACTTTATTGGTAGGACAGTATCCCGAAGGTGTAGCAGATGGACCTCAGATAGAAGAAAATATTGCCTATATTCAAAATAATTACCTCACCGCCTTTGGCAATCCCTATCATATTGTTCGTATTCCGATGCCTGCCGATGCTTTTGGCAGCTACCCCGATGATTACGGCGATTATCGCACACTCACCAACAGCATCTTTATCAATAAAACACTCTTAGTGCCTGTGTATGAAAGTTCCGACAGTTCCAATTTAGATATACTTCGTCAGCATTTACCTGCTTATAAAATAGTAGGCATTGATTGTAATGATATTATTACATCTTTGGGAGCTTTGCATTGTATTACCAAATTGGTGATGAGCGATGACCCGCTTTGGATTTCACTGCCTCTATTAGCAGATATGCACAACGTAAGCGGCGACTACAATGTAAAAGCACGTATTGAGCATCGCAGTGGTATTGCCGAAGCAATATTGTGGTATCGCACCGACAGCACACAGAATTTCACAGCCGTACCGATGCAGGAGCAAATAGCGGCAGGGGCTTTGTTTAATTTCGTAGCGGATATTCCGCAGCAAGCCGACAGCAGCACCGTACAATATTATATTTCGGCTACCTCCAATAGCGGCAAATCGCAGGTGCGCCCCATCACTGCACCAGCAGGATTTTACAGCTTTGATGTATATGGCGGCGACGAAGTAGGGTTAGAGCAGCAAATGCTTTCCATTCGCCCCGAAAATTTAATGCTTTCGCCCAATCCGGTGCAGGCACTTGCCAACGTATATATCAGCAACCCACAAACACAATTTTGTACCATAGAATTGAGCGAGATTTCGGGAAAAACAATACAGTCAGTTTTTTCAGGAATGTTGAATGCGGGCAAGCACCGCTTTGAGTTACATACACAGCATTTGGCGGCAGGTATGTATTGGTGCAAATGGAAAAGCGAGCGCGGCGAAGCGGTTGTAAAACCTTTGATCGTTGTTCATTAA
- the fabD gene encoding ACP S-malonyltransferase, with amino-acid sequence MKAYIFTGQGSQFSGMGKDLCEQFPAAAAIFEDADRILGYSLSDLMFNGDADTLKRTEIAQPAIFVHSLALVAAYRHTFAPDMAAGHSLGELSALTACGALSFEDGLRLVDIRARAMQQACDLTPSTMAAVLGADDALVEQICNDIAEIVVAANFNMPGQVVISGTMEGVAAASEALKNAGARRIVPLQVAGAFHSPLMLPAQETFAAAVLNTPFKKPFCPIYQNVNAAPSQEPQQIQENLIAQLTAPVRWTQSVQRMAAAGADEFIEAGPKATLAAMVDKIVGSNVARQITA; translated from the coding sequence ATGAAAGCATATATTTTTACCGGACAAGGCAGTCAGTTTAGTGGTATGGGAAAAGATTTGTGTGAGCAGTTTCCTGCCGCCGCTGCTATATTTGAAGATGCCGACCGTATTTTGGGGTATTCGTTGTCGGATTTGATGTTCAACGGCGATGCCGATACCCTCAAACGCACCGAAATTGCGCAGCCTGCTATTTTTGTACATTCGCTGGCATTGGTGGCGGCTTATCGCCATACTTTTGCGCCGGATATGGCTGCCGGACATTCGCTCGGCGAGTTGTCGGCACTTACGGCGTGCGGCGCACTCTCGTTTGAAGATGGTTTGCGTTTGGTGGATATTCGCGCCCGCGCCATGCAGCAAGCCTGCGACCTTACACCTTCTACGATGGCGGCGGTACTCGGTGCTGATGATGCCCTCGTGGAACAAATATGCAACGATATTGCCGAAATAGTAGTGGCTGCCAATTTCAATATGCCCGGGCAAGTGGTGATTTCGGGAACTATGGAGGGCGTGGCTGCCGCTTCCGAAGCACTCAAAAACGCCGGAGCACGCCGTATTGTGCCTTTGCAGGTGGCGGGAGCTTTTCATTCGCCTTTGATGCTGCCTGCCCAAGAAACTTTCGCCGCCGCCGTCCTGAATACGCCTTTCAAAAAACCCTTTTGCCCCATTTATCAAAATGTAAATGCCGCCCCTTCGCAAGAGCCGCAGCAAATTCAGGAAAATCTCATCGCCCAACTCACAGCCCCTGTGCGCTGGACACAATCCGTGCAGCGAATGGCTGCTGCCGGTGCTGACGAATTTATAGAGGCGGGTCCCAAAGCTACATTGGCGGCAATGGTTGATAAAATTGTAGGCAGCAATGTTGCCCGCCAAATAACTGCATAG
- a CDS encoding alkane 1-monooxygenase — translation MRTHFVKYLAVFTILPIAYISLAYQGVWSYAMLMYVFVVLPALELIFQGTTHNFTKDEESTALADRKYDYLLYAIVPIQYVLLGCFLYTVSQNNTDTPTLIGRMVSFGIICGVLAINVAHELGHRSKTYEQLMAKALLLSTLYLHFFIEHNRGHHKWVSTDEDPASARRGEMLYAFWLRSVWGSYVSAWKLENERVRKKEHIANPLFTWKNEMLRFTVYQAAVVAAIALFFGGWVAACFVVAAIIGWLMLETVNYIEHYGLRRKKTAADRYERVMPHHSWNSNHSFGRVMLFELTRHSDHHYLASRKYQVLRHFDQSPQLPTGYPGTMLLALVPPLFFYVMHRQIARFQEQQTAYTETKFA, via the coding sequence ATGCGCACTCATTTTGTCAAGTATTTAGCGGTTTTTACTATCCTTCCCATTGCTTATATCTCGTTGGCTTATCAGGGCGTGTGGAGCTATGCAATGTTGATGTATGTGTTTGTGGTATTGCCCGCTTTGGAGTTGATTTTTCAGGGTACTACGCATAATTTTACCAAAGACGAGGAAAGCACCGCACTCGCCGACCGCAAATATGATTATTTGTTGTATGCCATTGTTCCTATACAATATGTTTTGTTGGGCTGTTTTTTATATACCGTTTCCCAAAATAATACTGATACGCCTACGCTGATAGGGCGTATGGTGTCTTTTGGTATTATTTGCGGTGTATTGGCTATTAATGTGGCGCACGAGTTGGGGCATCGCTCTAAAACTTACGAACAACTGATGGCTAAGGCTCTTTTACTTTCCACTTTGTATCTGCATTTTTTTATTGAACACAATCGCGGGCATCATAAGTGGGTATCCACCGATGAGGATCCGGCTTCGGCGCGGCGCGGAGAAATGCTCTATGCCTTTTGGCTGCGCTCGGTGTGGGGCAGCTATGTGTCGGCGTGGAAATTGGAAAATGAGCGCGTGCGCAAAAAAGAGCATATTGCCAATCCTTTGTTTACGTGGAAAAACGAAATGTTGCGTTTTACGGTATATCAGGCGGCAGTGGTGGCGGCAATTGCGCTGTTTTTCGGTGGGTGGGTGGCAGCTTGTTTTGTCGTGGCTGCCATTATCGGGTGGCTGATGCTCGAAACCGTCAATTATATAGAGCACTACGGCTTGCGCCGCAAAAAAACTGCCGCCGACCGCTATGAGCGTGTAATGCCGCATCATTCGTGGAACTCCAACCACTCTTTCGGGCGGGTGATGCTTTTTGAACTGACCCGCCACAGCGACCACCATTATTTAGCAAGCCGCAAATATCAGGTGTTGCGACATTTTGACCAAAGCCCGCAACTGCCCACCGGCTACCCGGGAACGATGCTGCTGGCATTGGTGCCGCCGCTGTTTTTTTATGTTATGCATCGCCAAATTGCACGTTTTCAGGAGCAGCAGACGGCATATACGGAGACGAAATTTGCTTGA
- the lpxB gene encoding lipid-A-disaccharide synthase, producing MKYYIIAGEASGDLHGSNLIKALRRRDAAAEFRFWGGDLMEQAAQTPPVKHYRQLAFMGFWEVAKNLRTILRNLSFCKKDIITYQPAVLILIDYPGFNMRIADFARKQGLRVAYYVAPQIWAWRPSRAHRLRKTVDLMLAILPFEPEFYQRYGITAHFVGHPLLDAIETSPHHATDAAPIALLPGSRQQEIATMLPLMLDTAAQLPQEEFVVAGTALFGESHYTAFNPPPNVRIIIGKTYEILKNAKAALVTSGTATLETALWQVPQVVCYKGSAISYAIAKRLVKVRFISLVNLIMDKMVVRELIQKDCTAHNMKAALLELLQNPEYYEKIQEDYRNLHHQLGGAGAAERAAEKIINLAANKNLDK from the coding sequence TTGAAATACTACATCATAGCCGGCGAAGCCTCCGGCGATTTACATGGCTCTAACCTTATCAAAGCCTTGCGCCGCCGCGATGCCGCCGCCGAATTTCGTTTTTGGGGCGGCGACTTGATGGAGCAAGCGGCACAAACTCCCCCCGTAAAACACTATCGCCAACTCGCTTTTATGGGTTTTTGGGAAGTTGCAAAAAATTTGCGCACCATTTTACGCAATCTCTCCTTTTGCAAAAAAGATATTATCACCTATCAGCCTGCGGTGCTTATTCTTATTGATTATCCGGGTTTCAATATGCGCATTGCCGATTTTGCCCGCAAACAAGGGCTGCGGGTGGCTTATTATGTAGCTCCGCAAATATGGGCGTGGCGACCCTCGCGCGCCCACCGCCTGCGCAAAACAGTGGATTTGATGCTCGCTATTTTGCCCTTTGAACCCGAATTCTATCAGCGTTACGGCATCACCGCACATTTTGTCGGGCACCCGCTTTTAGATGCCATTGAGACATCGCCGCACCACGCCACCGATGCTGCCCCCATCGCTTTGTTGCCCGGTAGCCGCCAGCAGGAAATAGCCACGATGCTGCCACTGATGCTCGACACCGCCGCCCAACTCCCGCAGGAGGAATTTGTTGTTGCCGGCACTGCCCTTTTTGGCGAAAGCCACTACACCGCCTTTAATCCGCCACCCAATGTGCGCATCATTATCGGAAAAACCTACGAAATACTGAAAAATGCCAAAGCCGCACTCGTTACATCGGGTACTGCCACGCTCGAAACAGCACTTTGGCAAGTGCCGCAAGTGGTTTGTTACAAAGGAAGTGCGATTTCTTATGCCATTGCCAAACGCTTAGTAAAAGTTCGTTTTATTTCGTTGGTAAATTTGATTATGGACAAAATGGTGGTGCGCGAACTCATACAAAAAGACTGTACGGCACACAACATGAAAGCCGCTTTGTTGGAATTGCTGCAAAATCCCGAATATTATGAAAAAATACAAGAAGATTACCGCAATTTACACCATCAATTGGGCGGAGCAGGTGCAGCAGAACGTGCCGCCGAAAAAATAATCAATCTGGCAGCCAATAAAAATTTGGACAAGTAA
- a CDS encoding VWA domain-containing protein, translating to MLHFEKSIFLQLLWLLPLWAVLWYYFQKRRRRDTELLGDTTLIEQLLPANSQNYIPRNMIWWLAGLFFLIIALANPQWGTKQTTIKRQGIDVMLLIDVSKSMLAEDATPVNRLESAKAFIRQLEQQYLSNNRLGLVVFAGTAYLQMPLSLDYNALRMFLSALQPDQMPTQGTAIAEAIDLAAENFDKDATQGKVILLFSDGEDHGEDAVAAAQNARDNNILIYTFGVGTPEGATIPEIRNGRKIGDKLDDEGQVVHTRLAEKTLREVAQTTGGTYYPLYAWNNNFTAIAAELDKQQKKDFESSTFNERESRYYIFTVLSMLCFLVAWRNILFPR from the coding sequence ATGTTGCATTTTGAAAAAAGTATTTTTTTACAATTATTATGGCTGCTGCCTTTGTGGGCGGTGCTGTGGTATTATTTTCAAAAACGCCGCCGCCGTGATACCGAATTATTAGGCGATACAACTTTAATAGAACAGCTACTGCCTGCCAACTCCCAAAACTATATTCCGCGCAATATGATTTGGTGGTTGGCAGGGCTTTTTTTTCTGATTATCGCGCTCGCCAATCCGCAGTGGGGTACCAAACAAACCACTATCAAAAGGCAGGGAATAGATGTGATGCTGCTCATTGATGTATCAAAAAGTATGCTTGCCGAAGATGCTACACCTGTCAATCGCTTGGAGAGTGCGAAGGCTTTTATAAGGCAGTTGGAACAGCAATATCTGAGCAATAATCGTTTGGGGTTGGTGGTATTTGCCGGCACTGCTTATCTGCAAATGCCTTTGTCGTTGGATTATAATGCTTTGCGTATGTTTTTGAGTGCTTTGCAACCCGACCAAATGCCCACTCAGGGTACTGCTATCGCCGAAGCCATTGATTTGGCGGCAGAAAATTTTGATAAAGATGCCACACAAGGCAAAGTTATTTTGTTGTTTTCGGACGGCGAAGACCACGGCGAAGATGCAGTAGCAGCTGCCCAAAACGCCCGCGACAATAATATTTTGATTTATACCTTCGGCGTGGGTACACCGGAGGGAGCTACGATTCCGGAAATACGAAACGGCAGAAAAATCGGCGATAAATTGGACGATGAAGGACAAGTGGTGCACACGAGGCTGGCTGAAAAAACTTTGCGTGAAGTGGCTCAAACTACCGGAGGAACTTACTACCCTTTGTATGCGTGGAACAATAATTTTACCGCTATCGCCGCCGAACTTGATAAACAGCAAAAGAAGGATTTTGAAAGCAGTACCTTCAACGAGCGCGAGAGCCGCTATTATATATTTACCGTGCTTTCTATGCTGTGCTTTTTGGTGGCGTGGCGCAACATATTATTTCCACGATAG
- a CDS encoding glycosyltransferase family 1 protein has translation MKLHLIAFDIPYPPDYGGVMDIFYKIKALFEQGAKITLHCFQYGGRTPAPELNELCEKVYYYPRQTDWITGAFKSLAAGLPYIVVSRNDQQLLANLLQDNSPIIFEGLHTSFFLDFPEFENRFKIVRLHNIEHHYYKSLADAENSLLRKAYYTAEAKMLAHWEKQLNCANVLLPISLNDFAYFSTRYGKCTMMYPFHPNETVEQLIGNGDFILYHGNLSVSENHQAAMYLVKELNDASVLPLMIAGRNPHKELQAACNKYGVRLVENPDDTTMQWLMEGAHIHLLFTMQATGTKLKLLNALYTGRHCVANNKMVEGSGLAPLCHLADTKDGLKSLLNDLSLEPFTIEQWHKRKYFLETNYSNAANAKTLLSLLPS, from the coding sequence TTGAAACTTCACCTTATTGCTTTTGATATTCCTTATCCGCCCGATTATGGCGGTGTGATGGATATTTTCTATAAAATAAAAGCCTTATTTGAGCAGGGCGCAAAAATTACGCTGCATTGTTTTCAGTACGGCGGGCGCACCCCTGCCCCCGAACTCAATGAACTCTGCGAAAAGGTGTATTACTACCCGCGCCAAACCGATTGGATTACCGGAGCTTTCAAGAGCTTGGCAGCAGGATTGCCTTATATTGTGGTATCGCGCAACGACCAGCAGTTGCTCGCCAATTTGCTGCAAGACAACTCCCCTATCATTTTTGAAGGTTTGCACACGAGTTTCTTCCTTGATTTTCCCGAATTTGAAAATCGCTTTAAAATAGTACGCCTCCACAATATAGAGCATCATTATTATAAGTCGCTGGCAGATGCCGAAAACAGCCTGCTACGCAAAGCCTATTATACCGCCGAAGCCAAGATGCTCGCACACTGGGAAAAACAACTCAACTGCGCCAATGTCCTTTTGCCGATTTCTCTGAACGACTTCGCCTATTTTTCTACCCGCTACGGCAAATGTACGATGATGTACCCTTTTCACCCCAACGAAACCGTAGAGCAACTCATCGGCAACGGCGATTTTATTTTGTATCACGGCAATTTGAGCGTCTCCGAAAATCATCAGGCGGCGATGTATTTGGTAAAAGAACTGAACGACGCTTCGGTGCTGCCTTTGATGATTGCCGGACGCAACCCGCACAAAGAACTCCAAGCCGCCTGCAATAAATATGGTGTGCGTTTGGTAGAAAATCCCGACGACACTACCATGCAATGGCTGATGGAGGGCGCACATATTCATCTGCTATTTACGATGCAAGCCACCGGTACTAAACTCAAACTGCTCAACGCACTTTATACGGGCAGGCATTGTGTGGCAAACAATAAAATGGTGGAAGGCAGCGGATTGGCTCCGCTTTGCCACCTTGCCGATACCAAAGACGGGCTAAAATCGCTGCTCAATGACCTGAGTTTAGAGCCTTTTACAATAGAACAGTGGCACAAACGCAAGTATTTTCTGGAAACGAACTATTCCAATGCCGCTAATGCCAAAACCCTATTGTCGTTGCTGCCTTCGTGA